TTTAAGACGTCGACGTATGAGTGCCGTATTTACTCGAATGGATTCCGTAAACGCTTCCCGCGGCCCTCGAACTACTGCTTCCGTCGAAGGTTCGGAAACCGAACGTACTGGAAATCCCTTTGCTCCTACAACAATGCCCTCTTCATACTCATCTATAAAAAGAGCCGCATCTCCTGATAAAATCGCTTCCATCATATCTTTCATTTTAGGAGACGATTGTGTCTCCCCAGTTTGCACCAAACTTTCGGCAATCAATGTTTCCAGATCTTCGTCCGACTTTACTTCAGCCGCTTTTGTCATCAATGTACTCAATACAAACTTGTCCACTAGCGGTACATCTGCCATCCCATCCAGGTAGACGAGTGCCGCTTTTCGATCCGGTTGATACTGGATCGTAAAAGAACGTACAATGACATCTGCCCCGTCTCCAAGCAAATGAGTGATAAAATCAGTGTTCTCTTTTACCTGTTTGGACACAGCACGGTCCTTCACTCTTCGCTCGATCTTCTGTTCCGACCGTCGCTGTAATTCTTCTTTTTTTCTTTTATCCTTTAATTTTATTGGCCGTATAAATCGATTTGCCATCTCACATCACCCTGCCATTACCGTGCCCCGCAATCCGTTCTCTCATACCACAAAAAAAGGGAATACGAAGACCTGAAACGATCGTCTTCGCACCCCCTGACTTAATTTAACGGTTAGCAATATGGCACACAAACGCAGATGAACATCCCATTAGTTGTTCTTGATAAGCCTCTTCTGTTACAGGATAATCCTCCGATTCTGTCGTACCCACCACATATATGTTATGCTTTTCACCGATGGCAATTGCATTGGCATACTCTGCTTTTCTTCCCCCCAGATAAGTAGAATAAAGTATACCCGTACCCGACACGTTTAACTGCGTAATGAAAGATTTTTTATATCCGCTTCGCTTCCGCTCCAACGCCCCTTCTGTCGTCGGAAAATCATGGGAATAGGTTTCACCCACCACCCATGCTTGCCCTTGGGCATCTACTTCTACCCCAAAAGCGAGGTCGGAACCACTTCCACCCAATAATGTAGAGTAGAGCAAGCGAGCGCCCGAACGGTGAATTTTAGTTACAAACGCATGGTATCCCCCTTTCCCTTTACGTAACCATGCCCCTTTTGTCACCGGAAAGTTGGCTGATGTCGTCTCCCCGACGACATAAACGTGACCACACTTCCCTACCGTAAGCGCATGCCCCATATCGGATCCCTCTCCACCTAGATAAGTGGAAAATAACAGTGTGGAGAGAACCCCATCCAACTTAACGACAAACGTATTGCACTCTCCCAACAACTGAGTTTGAAAAGCGCGTCTATTTACAGGAAAGTCAGCAGAATCTGTAGAACCGGTAACAAAAATATTCCCTTCTCCATCTACTACCACTTGATTCCCATCATCAACCCCACTACCACCTAGAAAAGTGGAACACAGCAAATGATTCCCATCTGAACTTAACTTACAGATAAATGCATTCTGCTCACCATTCAACCTCTTCTGCACTGCATGAGGTGTGACTGGAAAGTTATCACTATTTGTTCCACCTGTCACAACTACTTCCCCTTTTGGAGTAAGAGCTAAATCGTTACAAAACGTCCCCCCACTTCCGCCTAAATAAGTAGAAAAAAGTAGCTCCGAGCCATCGTGATTCAACTTCGTAAGAAACCCACTATACTCTGCTGTAAAATCCGATTGCAGTGCCCCCGCAGTAACGGGGAAATCGGCAGAAAAAGTTTGTCCGGTTACATACACATGCTGCTCACTATCAACCGCTATTCCATTGCCAAAGTTGGCTTTATCTCCCCCTAAGTAAGCGGTATATTCCATTTGACGCTTACTGTTCAGCTTACTTATAAAAGCGTACTTCTCCTCTTCAGCCGTAATAAGATATGGGCCTACGCGATCGGGGATCTCTACTTGGGACATATACCCCGTTACATACAAGTTCCCATTTTCATCAACATCAATCGCTGTCCCCTCCGATTCCTTCCCTTCCCCTACGTACGTAGAGTTTAGGAGGATCGGATCAATGATGAGCGCTTTATCTTCGTCCACTCCCTCTACATGAAAGCCGACTTCCATTCCCTCATAAAGCACAAACTGTGTCGCTAGCGCCGCTCTTCCTGCCTCTGTCTCTTGAAAACTTATCGGTTTCTCTTCTACCAGCGTTCCTAGAGGTGTATGCACGTGCAGATTGCCACAGTCGTCTAAAGCTAGTTTGTCTACCCCCTCATAGCGTAAGCGAATAGTAGACAACAAAGAGGCTTTCTCCACCAAGAACTCATATTTTAGTCGTTCTTGGTGGCTTTTAAACACTGCTGATACCCCAGGCCATACCTCGTGATACCACACTTGGGAAAACGTCGGCACATCTTGAATCCACTCACTCGCCTCCCGTCCCCTATAATAATGTACTCTTCCTTCACCCAGCTCTCGTCCCTCTACTTGTAGGTCTGTGCGCGCATCAACAAAAGAGAGCCGAACTGAATGCCCTCTCAGTGCCGTCTCTCCATTCTCTTCCTCTTTAATCGTGGGCTCATACACAGAAAAGCTCATGTGATCCTGAAAAAACGAAAAAAACGAGGTGTACTCCCCCTGGGCGTAATAGAGACAATCCGACCTTCTTTGCCCTCGATTTTGCATAAACAAAAAAGGCATACCCACCTGTTCCATCAAACAAACTTCCACCCACCATTCCCCCTCTAATACCTTTATAGGGTAAAATATGTATGTTGCAGCAGGTGTATGATTTTTTATATATATTTATCACCAAACAAAAGGACAGCCTGTGACAGCTGCCCTCTTGAAGATTATTTATGTTTCACCATCCGAGCGATAAAAAAGCCATCACTTGCAAATTGATGTGGCAGAATCCGTACCATTCCTGGTTCAATACTTCCCTTCTCCCTCACTTCTCGCGGAAGTAATTCATTCATCCCCGTATCCAGTGTAAATTCCGGATGATTCTCTAAGAAATGGCGTACTTGTTCTTCATTTTCACTTGCTTCCAGCGTACACGTGCTGTAAAGCAACACTCCTCCAGGGCGCACACGAGTAGCTGTTTCTTCAAGCAATTGAGCTTGAAGACGGCACAACTTCTTCAGTTCAGCACCGCTTTTCTGCCATTTCAAATCCGGTTTTCTCCGTATGACCCCTAAACCAGAACAAGGAGCATCCAACAAAATGAAGTCAAAGAGAGTAGGTAGTGCTTGCGGGAGCTCCCGAGCATCTGCTTGCACCGCTTCGATATTGCTCAAGCCTAACCGCATTGCATTTTTACGAATAAGTTCAACTTTATGTCGGTGCAAATCCGTAGCATATACCTTCCCTTCCCCTCCCATCTTCTCGGCTATATGAGTCGTCTTACCCCCAGGAGCAGCACACGCATCTAATCCCAATTGACCCGGCTGAGGTTGCAGAAGCTCCGTCACCAACATCGAACTAGGGTTTTGGATGGTACACTCACCCGCTTTAAACCAATCAGTATGTGCAGGATTGCCTCCCCCAGTAAACACAATCCCTTCTGGAGAAAGGGGCGTAGTCAAGATTGTGGCTTCTGGATACGCCTCCTTCATCTCATCCAACAACACGTCCCGTTCTTTTTTTAAAGCGTTCGCACGAATACCGACAGCAGGTGGAAGATTGTTTACCTTTAACATCGTGGCTGTCTCTTCAATCCCATATAAGGATTGGAAACGACGCACCATCCACTCTGGATGAGACGTGGCTAAAGCCCAATCCTGGATGGATTGAGGCTGGGTTAGCCGTGTCGTATCTGGAGGCTGTCGCAAGTAAGAGCGCAACACTCCATTTACCAACCCTGCAACCCCTTTATGTCCACGTTTTTTTGCTATATGAACCGCTTCGTTTACTGCAGCACGTTCCGGAATCCGTTCGAGATAATGAAGTTGATACATTCCCATCCGCAGAAGTTGGCGTACCCATCCCTCCAATGAGTCTACACCTTTTTTTACATAGTGGTTTAACAGCCAGTCCAACGTGTTGAGACGTTGGATACTGCCATAAACCAACTCAGTAACAAGCCCGCGATCACGCCCTGAGAGTGGGTGTGTCTGTAACGCTTCATTTAACAACAGATTACTGTATGCGTTCTTCTCTTCTACACCGATTAGAACATCAAGAGCTACTTCACGGGCAGTACTTACTTTCTTCATTTATTCATCCCCTAGCTTTTCTCCAACCTGGACCTCATGACCCCGCACAAACGAAGCAACATCCATCCGTTTTTTGCCCGCAGGTTGAACCTCTGTTAAACGTAAGTGCCCCTTCCCACAAGCAATCCAGATTCCCTCATGTGCTACTTTTGTAATCGTACCTGGTGCAACATCGTCGCTAGATTCATCTGCCACTTCTGCCCACCATAACTTTAAGGGTTTGCCTCGCCAGTGAGTAAAGGCGACCGGCCACGGATGTAGTCCTCTTACTTGATTATAGATTGCACGCACGGGTTGCTTCCAATCCACTTGTTCATCTTCACGCCGAATGTTAGGTGCATAGGTGACCAGCTCTTCTGCTTGTGGACGAGGAGTTAGTTTGTCCGTCAATAAAGGAGGCAGTGTCTCTACTAACAGCTCCGCGCCTACTTTGCTCAAACGATCGTGGAGGGTGCCAACGTGATCATCGGCAGCGATAGGAAGT
This sequence is a window from Mechercharimyces sp. CAU 1602. Protein-coding genes within it:
- a CDS encoding SBBP repeat-containing protein; its protein translation is MEVCLMEQVGMPFLFMQNRGQRRSDCLYYAQGEYTSFFSFFQDHMSFSVYEPTIKEEENGETALRGHSVRLSFVDARTDLQVEGRELGEGRVHYYRGREASEWIQDVPTFSQVWYHEVWPGVSAVFKSHQERLKYEFLVEKASLLSTIRLRYEGVDKLALDDCGNLHVHTPLGTLVEEKPISFQETEAGRAALATQFVLYEGMEVGFHVEGVDEDKALIIDPILLNSTYVGEGKESEGTAIDVDENGNLYVTGYMSQVEIPDRVGPYLITAEEEKYAFISKLNSKRQMEYTAYLGGDKANFGNGIAVDSEQHVYVTGQTFSADFPVTAGALQSDFTAEYSGFLTKLNHDGSELLFSTYLGGSGGTFCNDLALTPKGEVVVTGGTNSDNFPVTPHAVQKRLNGEQNAFICKLSSDGNHLLCSTFLGGSGVDDGNQVVVDGEGNIFVTGSTDSADFPVNRRAFQTQLLGECNTFVVKLDGVLSTLLFSTYLGGEGSDMGHALTVGKCGHVYVVGETTSANFPVTKGAWLRKGKGGYHAFVTKIHRSGARLLYSTLLGGSGSDLAFGVEVDAQGQAWVVGETYSHDFPTTEGALERKRSGYKKSFITQLNVSGTGILYSTYLGGRKAEYANAIAIGEKHNIYVVGTTESEDYPVTEEAYQEQLMGCSSAFVCHIANR
- the rsmB gene encoding 16S rRNA (cytosine(967)-C(5))-methyltransferase RsmB gives rise to the protein MKKVSTAREVALDVLIGVEEKNAYSNLLLNEALQTHPLSGRDRGLVTELVYGSIQRLNTLDWLLNHYVKKGVDSLEGWVRQLLRMGMYQLHYLERIPERAAVNEAVHIAKKRGHKGVAGLVNGVLRSYLRQPPDTTRLTQPQSIQDWALATSHPEWMVRRFQSLYGIEETATMLKVNNLPPAVGIRANALKKERDVLLDEMKEAYPEATILTTPLSPEGIVFTGGGNPAHTDWFKAGECTIQNPSSMLVTELLQPQPGQLGLDACAAPGGKTTHIAEKMGGEGKVYATDLHRHKVELIRKNAMRLGLSNIEAVQADARELPQALPTLFDFILLDAPCSGLGVIRRKPDLKWQKSGAELKKLCRLQAQLLEETATRVRPGGVLLYSTCTLEASENEEQVRHFLENHPEFTLDTGMNELLPREVREKGSIEPGMVRILPHQFASDGFFIARMVKHK
- the fmt gene encoding methionyl-tRNA formyltransferase, coding for MGTQPRIIFMGTPDFAVPSFRALIDHGYHVVAVVTQPDRPKGRKRILTPPPVKEAALAAGIPVLQPEKLREEEAVTTVLEYAPDLVVTAAYGQLLPQALLKAPTYGCINVHASLLPKYRGGAPIHHALIQGEEMTGITIMYMVKALDAGDMLAQATLPIAADDHVGTLHDRLSKVGAELLVETLPPLLTDKLTPRPQAEELVTYAPNIRREDEQVDWKQPVRAIYNQVRGLHPWPVAFTHWRGKPLKLWWAEVADESSDDVAPGTITKVAHEGIWIACGKGHLRLTEVQPAGKKRMDVASFVRGHEVQVGEKLGDE